The Alphaproteobacteria bacterium US3C007 genomic interval AAGGTTTTGCCGGAACATTCAAGCCATTGGTTTGACTTGGCTTTTGGGGCAAGTAAGCGCGTGGTGCCCGTGCCGTAAAGAAAGTGGCTTCTCTCTGGTGCTTTGGTGGCTTGGCCGGTAAACTACGCTTATGCAGGTACGGCAGGTTGAACTTTCTTTAGATCAGGCAGAGGCTTATGATCATGTGGCGGCGCTGCTGCGCGCCGCTGGCGTAGATCTTGAAAACAACCTTTTGGTGCCGGGGCGCGAGCGCGATGCCCGGGTTACCGCTTTGATCGGTAAAGCGGGTTCTGGAAAAACCTTATTGCTGTCGGAACTTTATCACGCGATGCGGCGCATCGGTGTTGATGTGGTGTCGGGGGATTATGAACCGCGGCGCAATCGTACCAAGCGCAGTTTGGCGATTTTGGCACCCACGAATAAAGCCGCCAGCGTGCTGCGTATGAAAGGTGTGCCGGCCACAACCATTCACCGCATTCTTTATACGCCGGTTTATGATCCGGAATATGAAAAAATTGCTGATTGGCTGGCCGGTCAATCTGAAAAACCCCAGATTGAAGATTTAAGCGAGGCGGCCCTGGCGCGCGCTTTTGAGTTTTACCAAAACAATAAATCTATCCCCGGGGCGCTGGCGGCGGCTGGCCTGCGCGGTTCGGATTTTATTACCGGCTGGAAGCGTCGCGAAGATCCGTTGGATATCGGCTTTATCGATGAAGCCTCAATGTTGGATGATCGACAATTTGAAGATTTACAGCAAATTTTTCCAATATTGGTTTTATTCGGAGATCCGGCGCAATTGGCCCCGGTAAACCAATCAGGCCAAATGGTATTTGAAAAATTAGAACCAGAAAAGCAGATCACGCTGCAACGCGTTCACCGCCAAGATGCGGATAATCCGATCTTGGATTTGGCCCATGCGCTGGGTGATCCTGCGCTTGGATTTTCTGATTTTGAAGCGATGATATCGCATTATGCCGCGCGCGATGAGCGCGTTGTTTTGGGCCAGCGCGTCGATGTTGATCTGATGGCCCGCAGCCCGGTTCTGGTTTGGCGCAATGCCACCCGAATTCGGCTTATTTCTGCCTTTCGAAGGGTTTATGATGCACCGGACACCGAGCTGCTTGAGGGCGAACCACTGATTTGCGATGGGATTGAATTGCCATTGAAACATCGCAAGAAGCGCCTTGATTTGGAGGCACGGGGCCTCATCAAAGGCGCGCAAGTTGTCTATTTGGGGCCTGGGCGGCGCGCCGGCTTTTCAAAATTGCACGTGATCGGGGCGGAAGACCCAAAAGTTTCAGCGGCTTCTATCATCAAAATTGAAAAACCCGGTGAAGAAGAACCGTTTATTCCGTTTGCGGCCAATATGGGCGCCGCTTTTTTACATGGCGCGGCCGTGACCATCCATAAAGCGCAGGGCAGCCAATGGGAAACGGTGCAGGTTTTTGCACCAGATCTGGAAATGGCTGCGCGTATGGGGCGAGTCGAGGCCAATCAACCGCTTTGGAAGCGCCTTGCCTATGTGGCGATCACCCGGGCCGAGCAGCGGCTGATCTGGGTGGTGCGTAACCGATTGTCCAAACCCTCAACCCCGCTTCAAATCGAGGATCTTCGCGCGCAAGCTCCGGCGCCTTTGGCTTTGGATATTCAAGAAGATGGATAATCTGTTCAGCTCTGCATGGGCCGCGGCAAGAAGGTGGCTTGCAAACGGCGCGGTTTCCTTTTCATATGGCAATCAGACGCTGCAGGGGGGGTGGTGAATGCTTGGCCAAATGATGCATCGACCGTTGTCGATTATCGAAATTTTAAAATTTGCGGCAGAGGCGCATCCACGCGCCGAGATGGTTTCGGTGCGCACCGAAGGTGATATACATCGCCAAACTTACGCTGACAGTTTACGCCGCGTTGGACAATTGGCGCATGCTTTAAAAAAGCTTGGCGTCGCACCGGGCGCAAGAATTGCCACTTTGGCTTGGAATGGCTATCGGCATTTTGAATTATATTACGCGATATCTGGGATTGGTGCGGTCTGCCACACCATCAATCCGCGCCTCAGTGCTGAGCAAATGCTATATATCATTGGCCATGCCGGCGATGAGATTTTGTTTATCGACACCAGTTTCGTGCCTCTGGTGCAGGCGCTGGCGGATAAATTGCCCAAATCACTCAAGTTTGTGGTTATGACCGGGCCCGAGCATATGCCCCAGTCAAGCTTGGATTTTTTATGTTATGAAGACTTGTTAGAAGGGCACCCCGCGGTTTTTGATTGGCCAGAGCTGCCCGAAGACACAGCTTCGGGCCTGTGTTACACGTCGGGCACTACGGGGAACCCGAAAGGCGCGTTGTTTTCGCATCGCTCAACGCTGCTGCACGCGTATTCCACCGCCATTTCGATTCCAAACAGCCTGAAAGAGGGCGCGCGTATTTTGCCGGTTGTGCCGTTGTTCCACGTGAATGCATGGGGCCTGCCTTACACGGCGCCGATGACGGGAAGCTCATTAATATTTCCCGGGCCCGCTCTGGACGGGGCCTCTTTATTCGATTTGATGGAGCATGAGGCAGTGTCTTCCGCTTGGGGGGTTCCAACCGTGTGGTTGGGTCTGCAAGGTGAGATTGCAGCGCGCGGGCGCCATCCAAAAGGCTTTGACAATTTGATCGTAGGGGGGTCTGCTGCGCCGCGCTCGATGATCGAAGCCTTCGAAACCTCGGGCGTGACAGTGGTGCATGCCTGGGGGATGACAGAAATGAGTCCGGTGGGCACGCATGGGCTTTTATCGCAACATCACCATCGCGAATTAACGCAGGATCAGCGGTTTGACTTGCAGGCCCGACAGGGGCGGCGCGCTTTCGGTGTTGATTTAAAAATCGTCGATGAGGCGGGGCAGGCTTTACCGCATGACGGTATTGCTGCTGGCGATCTTTATGTGCGCGGAAATGGTATCATTTCTGGTTATTTTGAAGATCCTGCGGCCACCGCTTCGGCCTTTGACAGCGCCGGCTGGTTCGGCACTGGCGATGTTGCCTCGATTGATCCAGAAGGGTTTTTAATCATACAGGATCGGGCGAAAGACTTGATCAAATCAGGGGGCGAATGGATCAGTTCGATTGATCTTGAAAATATTGTGATGGGCCATCCTGAGGTGGCAAATTGTGCCGTGATTGCTGTGCCCCATCCCAAATGGGATGAGCGGCCGCTTTTGGTTGTCGTGCCTCGCGGGTCCTATAAGGTGACAAAGGCCGAGATAGATAGTCTTCTCTTGGCCCATGTGGCGCGCTGGCAATTGCCCGATGCAATCGAGTTTGTTGAAAAACTGCCCCTGACGGCCACCGGTAAAGTGTCAAAGCTCACGTTGCGTCAGCAATTTGAAGCCTTTGAATTGCCCAATGAAACATAGAGGATTACCATGGATTTAGGTGTAACTGAACGGGTTGCTACGCTGCTGAATGCGGTGCGCGAGATGATCGAAAACAATATTGCGCCGCTTGATCGCGAATATCATGCCGAAGTGGGCAAACACCCGTCCGGCAACAGGTTTGCAATGACGGACCGGCAATTGGAAATCATCGATGGGTTAAAAGCCTTGGCGCGCAAGCGCAATTTATGGAATTTCTGGTTGACTGGCAGCGATCGCGGCTACGGCTTGAGCACGGTTGAATATGCCTATTTGGCTGAAGAAATGGGCAAAGTGCCTTTGGCTGCCGAAGTGTTCAATTGCTCTGCCCCCGATACCGGCAATATGGAAGTTTTAGAGCGCTACGGTACGCAGCTGCATAAAGATCGTTGGCTGGGTGATCTGTTGGCGGGGCGGATCAGGTCTGCCTATGTGATGACCGAACCTGGGCTTGCCTCTTCTGACGCGGCGCAATTGGCCTTTGAGGCGCGCCGTGACGGGGATGATTTTATATTAAATGGTGAAAAATGGTGGATTTCTGGCGCAGGGGATCCGCGTTGTGCTTTGTATATTTTAATGGCCAGTACCGCGCCGGAAGCGGCCAAACACAGCCGCCATACGATGTTTGCGCTTGATCCGAAAACGCCTGGAATCGAGGTGCTAAGGCCAATGCAGGTTTTTGGCAATGATGATGCCCCCCATGGTCATATGCATTTGCGCTTCACCGATGTAAGAATTTCACAAGATGCGATTATTCTTGGCGAAGGGCGCGGGTTTGAAGTGGCGCAAGGTCGGTTGGGGCCAGGGCGGATTCACCATTGTATGCGCGCGATCGGGCAGGCTGAAAAAGCCTTGGAAATGATGTGCCGGCGGGGTTTGTCACGCGAGGCTTTTGGAAAGCAGCTTACGGAATTGGGGGCCAATTATGATATCATCGCGAATGCGCGTATGGAGATCGAAATGGCGCGTCTGCTCTGTTTAAAGGCGGCCTATATGATGGATACGGCCGGGGTACGGGCAGCTCAGCCATGGATTTCAAAAATCAAAGTGATCGCGCCGTTGATGGCGGGCAAAGTGGTGGATGAGGCCATGCAAATGCATGGCGCAGGGGGCATCAGCCAAGATTTTGATCTTGCCCATATGTGGACGCATATTCGCACGCTGCGCTTTGCCGATGGCCCCGATGCGGTGCATCGCCGCCAAGTGGCCCGCGCAGAATTGAAAAAATATAGTAATACGCAAAAATAAATTCCGCCGCTTCGGCGCACTGGCGCAACTGGGCCGGCCCTAAAGTGGCTTTAATCGGCTTCTGTGTCGATCCAAATTGTCACTGGTCCATCATTGATCAAATTGACCTGCATATCGGCTCCGAAACGGCCGGTTTCAACGCGCGGGCCCAGATCAGCAAGGGCTTTTGCGAATGTTTCGTAAAGTTGCCTTCCCAGTTCGGGCGGCGCTGCGCGCGAAAACCCAGGTCTGTTGCCGCGCTTTGTATCGGCTGCCAGAGTGAATTGACTGATGACCAAAGCGCTGCCGCCAATGTCTAGCAAGGATTTGTTCATCCGCCCCTCGATATCTGCAAATATGCGCAATTTGGCGATTTTTGACGCCAGTTTCTCGGCATGCTCGGGCGTATCTTCCAGCATCGCACAAATCAGGATGAGCATACCTGCATCGCATGTGCCGATCTGATCGCCTTTCACGGCAACGGAAGCTGTCTGAACCCTTTGGATCACGGCGCGCATCTGTTTCTCCTTTAATAGTATGAGAAGGGGGTTGAAAAAGATCAAAGCGTCTGGCGGGAAGGTTAACGGCTTGGCGCGTTATGCTCAATTATCAATTGCTTCAAGAGCGGTTGCGCCTCTTGCAATTCAATGCCGGCGGGTAGGCGGGGATCGTAGAGAACCCGCAAAAGAAGGGCATCTTGATTTGTTAAAAATGCGAATTCATCATCATCATTGAAAATGGAGGGGTGCGCTGCCGGGTTGTCATTGTGAAGCCCTAACCCTTGGGCAATTTCCTCATGAAAACAGGCTTTCTTTAACATCGGCGGATGCTCGGCGCGGATCACCGCAAGCGCTTGTTCATGTATATGGGAGCTGTGCCGCGCAGAAAACGTTAACACCATGCAGTGGATATCAGCGGGCATCCGTTGGATCACTTGTTGAATATTTGGCGGCACAAGCACATCCTTCTTGCGTAGGTTTTGCACCATGTTCATGCGATGCACTTCATCCACGACAACCACGTGAAAATTCCCAAGCTCGGTTGTAAGCTCAATAGGATGGCGGGTGATGTCAGACAGTTGCGTGGCATAATCTGACAGGAATTGCGTATCCTTCACGCGGGTTTCAGGGCTGAGCGAGGGGCCAAAATGCAAATTGATCTTCACCGGTCTTTGCCATTTTGAAAGCGCCGTGGGCGTCGCTTGGGCAGGTTGAAAACCGCTGCTTGGTTCATATTCATCGTAAAATGCCAAACTGTTAAACAACTCAGTAAGGGCCTTTGGTGTCGCGCGCGGGCTATTGGAGCCAGCATCGGTTCGAAGCAGCCCCTGGGCTATTAAGCCCGTGGCAAGGTGGTCATAGCGTTGCCTGAGCTGCCGTGATGTTTCAGCAGCAAAAGCCGGTTTGTTTGCGTCCTCTGCGCCCCGTTTGATATTGGCAAGCTCTGCGCAACCGCTCAGGCTGAGGATGAGGGCCGCACCTGTGCCTTTGAGGCTGCGTTTCCAGCGCTGTTTTATCGCAATATACATTGTCGGGCTTGTCACATCTGGCACGTCTTATTTCTCCAGCGCAGGCATTTTTCTTTTGTGCCTATTGCCTTTACGTTTAACGCGCAGGGGCGCCTTATAAGTGATGTTTAGGCTTGGCTGTTCCGGCGCCGTTATGGCCGCGCTCAATCGTTAGTTTTCGGCTATACCTTGATTGGATGATCTCCACCACAATCAGGACCAAGACGCTAAAATAAAATGTTGTTTTCGACATGGGAATGATCTCATAGCCAAAGACGCGCAGCGCCAAGCTGGGATCATGCATTGCATGTGCTGCTGCTTGACCGCTTTCTCCAAGCAGTACAATCCCGACAATCAGCAGAATAAACAGGCCTAAAACCTCGTACATGCGGTTTTTCTCCAAAAAGGCGGTTACACCATCTGCTAAGACCAACATCGCCAGCCCAGATAGCAAGATTGCGGTTGCCAGAACCGCAAATACTTTGGTGATCGCCAAGGCGGATAGAACTGAATCGAATGAGAAAATAAGGTTCATCAAAACGATCAGCAGAACTACCTGCACCGCAGATTTCCCCGGTTTGTTATCAAGATCCGCATCCAGATGTTGGATCGTAAGAAGATGGCCAATTTCTTTAACCGCTGTGTACATCAAAAATACACCGCCTAGCACGAACACGCATGTGGCAAAATTCACACCGCCCTCTAACACTCCAGACCAGCTGAAAATATAGAAGGGTGCGCCAAGCGCTTCGATCAGATGGATCATTGCAAAAAGCAAAACAACCCTGAGCACCACGGCGATAATGATGCCCCAAAACCGCACGGCTTTTTGATGGGCCACGGGCGCCCTTTGGCTTTCAATCGAAATATA includes:
- a CDS encoding DUF2927 domain-containing protein, which encodes MPDVTSPTMYIAIKQRWKRSLKGTGAALILSLSGCAELANIKRGAEDANKPAFAAETSRQLRQRYDHLATGLIAQGLLRTDAGSNSPRATPKALTELFNSLAFYDEYEPSSGFQPAQATPTALSKWQRPVKINLHFGPSLSPETRVKDTQFLSDYATQLSDITRHPIELTTELGNFHVVVVDEVHRMNMVQNLRKKDVLVPPNIQQVIQRMPADIHCMVLTFSARHSSHIHEQALAVIRAEHPPMLKKACFHEEIAQGLGLHNDNPAAHPSIFNDDDEFAFLTNQDALLLRVLYDPRLPAGIELQEAQPLLKQLIIEHNAPSR
- a CDS encoding tellurium resistance protein TerC; protein product: MFDLFTIENFGNLIVLLVLQAVLGFDNLLYISIESQRAPVAHQKAVRFWGIIIAVVLRVVLLFAMIHLIEALGAPFYIFSWSGVLEGGVNFATCVFVLGGVFLMYTAVKEIGHLLTIQHLDADLDNKPGKSAVQVVLLIVLMNLIFSFDSVLSALAITKVFAVLATAILLSGLAMLVLADGVTAFLEKNRMYEVLGLFILLIVGIVLLGESGQAAAHAMHDPSLALRVFGYEIIPMSKTTFYFSVLVLIVVEIIQSRYSRKLTIERGHNGAGTAKPKHHL
- a CDS encoding acyl-CoA dehydrogenase family protein; translated protein: MDLGVTERVATLLNAVREMIENNIAPLDREYHAEVGKHPSGNRFAMTDRQLEIIDGLKALARKRNLWNFWLTGSDRGYGLSTVEYAYLAEEMGKVPLAAEVFNCSAPDTGNMEVLERYGTQLHKDRWLGDLLAGRIRSAYVMTEPGLASSDAAQLAFEARRDGDDFILNGEKWWISGAGDPRCALYILMASTAPEAAKHSRHTMFALDPKTPGIEVLRPMQVFGNDDAPHGHMHLRFTDVRISQDAIILGEGRGFEVAQGRLGPGRIHHCMRAIGQAEKALEMMCRRGLSREAFGKQLTELGANYDIIANARMEIEMARLLCLKAAYMMDTAGVRAAQPWISKIKVIAPLMAGKVVDEAMQMHGAGGISQDFDLAHMWTHIRTLRFADGPDAVHRRQVARAELKKYSNTQK
- a CDS encoding AAA family ATPase, with protein sequence MQVRQVELSLDQAEAYDHVAALLRAAGVDLENNLLVPGRERDARVTALIGKAGSGKTLLLSELYHAMRRIGVDVVSGDYEPRRNRTKRSLAILAPTNKAASVLRMKGVPATTIHRILYTPVYDPEYEKIADWLAGQSEKPQIEDLSEAALARAFEFYQNNKSIPGALAAAGLRGSDFITGWKRREDPLDIGFIDEASMLDDRQFEDLQQIFPILVLFGDPAQLAPVNQSGQMVFEKLEPEKQITLQRVHRQDADNPILDLAHALGDPALGFSDFEAMISHYAARDERVVLGQRVDVDLMARSPVLVWRNATRIRLISAFRRVYDAPDTELLEGEPLICDGIELPLKHRKKRLDLEARGLIKGAQVVYLGPGRRAGFSKLHVIGAEDPKVSAASIIKIEKPGEEEPFIPFAANMGAAFLHGAAVTIHKAQGSQWETVQVFAPDLEMAARMGRVEANQPLWKRLAYVAITRAEQRLIWVVRNRLSKPSTPLQIEDLRAQAPAPLALDIQEDG
- a CDS encoding long-chain-fatty-acid--CoA ligase, which produces MLGQMMHRPLSIIEILKFAAEAHPRAEMVSVRTEGDIHRQTYADSLRRVGQLAHALKKLGVAPGARIATLAWNGYRHFELYYAISGIGAVCHTINPRLSAEQMLYIIGHAGDEILFIDTSFVPLVQALADKLPKSLKFVVMTGPEHMPQSSLDFLCYEDLLEGHPAVFDWPELPEDTASGLCYTSGTTGNPKGALFSHRSTLLHAYSTAISIPNSLKEGARILPVVPLFHVNAWGLPYTAPMTGSSLIFPGPALDGASLFDLMEHEAVSSAWGVPTVWLGLQGEIAARGRHPKGFDNLIVGGSAAPRSMIEAFETSGVTVVHAWGMTEMSPVGTHGLLSQHHHRELTQDQRFDLQARQGRRAFGVDLKIVDEAGQALPHDGIAAGDLYVRGNGIISGYFEDPAATASAFDSAGWFGTGDVASIDPEGFLIIQDRAKDLIKSGGEWISSIDLENIVMGHPEVANCAVIAVPHPKWDERPLLVVVPRGSYKVTKAEIDSLLLAHVARWQLPDAIEFVEKLPLTATGKVSKLTLRQQFEAFELPNET
- the dtd gene encoding D-aminoacyl-tRNA deacylase, translated to MRAVIQRVQTASVAVKGDQIGTCDAGMLILICAMLEDTPEHAEKLASKIAKLRIFADIEGRMNKSLLDIGGSALVISQFTLAADTKRGNRPGFSRAAPPELGRQLYETFAKALADLGPRVETGRFGADMQVNLINDGPVTIWIDTEAD